The Pseudodesulfovibrio sediminis genome includes the window CCGCCACCGAAGAAGCGGTGGTCGCCGTGCACAACTCCACCAAACTGGCCTCACAGGCCGGTGAAGCCATCAAGAACATCAGCGAAAGCGTGAACATGGCCGCAGATCAGGTCCGCTCCATTGCCACGGCAGCGGAGCAGCAATCCTCAACCAGCGAACAGGTCACCAGAGCCACCGAGGAGATCAACGCCATCTCCAGCGAAACCGCCCACGCCATGAACGAATCAAGGCAGGCGATCAGCTCGCTTTCCAATCTGGCTGGTTCGCTCAAGGAGCTCATCGAGAAAATGCAGGGATAAATCGCTCTGCCGACTCCCTGAGTACTTCTCATCTACCGTCACCTGGAGTATGTTGCTTCCATGCAAAAGACACTCATCACCGGCGGCGCCGGATACATCGGTTCCCATGCGGCCAAGGCCTTGAGCCAGCTTGGCCGCGAAGTCGTGGTTCTGGACTCCCTGGTGGCAGGCCACCGTGACTTTCTCAAATGGGGTGAGTTCGAAAACGGCGATCTGGCTGATCCCGCCTTTCTCAAAAGCGTTTTTTCCAAGCATGATATCGGCGAGGTGCTGCACTTTGCCGCCTTCATCGCCGTGGGCGAATCCGTTGAAAAGCCGGAACTCTACTACGGCAACAATGTTCGCAACACTCTGAACCTGCTGGACGCCATGATGGCTGCCGATGTCAAACGGCTTGTCTTCTCGTCCACAGCCGCCGTGTACGGCGAGCCTGTCACCGACGTCATCGCCGAAGATCACCCCCTCTCCCCGTTGTCGCCCTACGCATGGTCCAAGCGGATGATCGAGCAGATTCTGGCCGATTTCGACCACGCATACGGCCTCAAGCACGTCTGCCTGCGCTACTTCAACGCCGCAGGGGCAGACCTAGACGGCGAGATTGGCGAACGCCACCAGCCAGAGACACACCTCATTCCGCTCATCCTGCACGCCGCTCTCGGCCTGCGCGACAATATCACCATCTTCGGTACGGACTACCCCACCCCGGACGGCACCTGCCTACGCGACTACATTCATGTCACCGACTTGGCGGATGCGCATGTCAAAGCCCTTGAATACCTGATAAAGGGCGGTGATTCACGGGCTTTCAACCTGGGGAACGGCAACGGCTTTTCCGTGCGCGAAATCATCGACGTGGCCCGAGAAGTGTCCGGCAGGGAGATCCCTGTAACCGAATCCACACGCCGCCCCGGAGACTCCCCGGCGCTGGTCAGCTCTGCCGCGGCAGCCCGCGATATTCTTGGATGGAAACCCCAATTCGGCGACGTCCGCGATATCGTCCGCACGGCCTGGAATTGGCATCAGAAAGATCTGGCTTAGCGATCAGCCCAGCACACA containing:
- the galE gene encoding UDP-glucose 4-epimerase GalE, with the protein product MQKTLITGGAGYIGSHAAKALSQLGREVVVLDSLVAGHRDFLKWGEFENGDLADPAFLKSVFSKHDIGEVLHFAAFIAVGESVEKPELYYGNNVRNTLNLLDAMMAADVKRLVFSSTAAVYGEPVTDVIAEDHPLSPLSPYAWSKRMIEQILADFDHAYGLKHVCLRYFNAAGADLDGEIGERHQPETHLIPLILHAALGLRDNITIFGTDYPTPDGTCLRDYIHVTDLADAHVKALEYLIKGGDSRAFNLGNGNGFSVREIIDVAREVSGREIPVTESTRRPGDSPALVSSAAAARDILGWKPQFGDVRDIVRTAWNWHQKDLA